Below is a genomic region from Scomber scombrus chromosome 3, fScoSco1.1, whole genome shotgun sequence.
TTCTGAGCtttctttattcctcttttCTGTCCTCTGGGGGTTTTCCATGCCATGTTTTCTGGCTAATTTGGCAGCTCTCTGACTGTTTGATATTTTCCTGACCTTGAAACTCgtttgcatgtctgtgtggcATTTTGGTGACCAGCGCAGAGTGCACGGTgcacaggtgggaggagaggcgTAGGCAGGTGGGAGGTTCATTCAAATGAAGCAGAGCAAAGGCAGTTGTGTTTTGGTCTCTAACTGTAGTCAgctcagaaaataacgtttaaTGTGGTCAAAGCAGGAAAGTTGTTCAGGCATTGATCTGAACTGTATGTGAAGTATCTGCTGTCCACAGCTGTTGATACTGTGTGAGAAGcttctccttcagttcattaaatccctGCAACACCCGAAGGCATCACGACTGATATGTCGATAAATCTGCAGCCACTGAGAAGTGCTACAGAGCCCACCCACTGATCTATACTCACCTTCACTCAGCCCTTTTGCATGTTGTGCACCTGCACGTACACGAGCCAAAAGAGCAGGTGTGCATGGAGACGCCCACACAGTGCCTACCATCTTTTGCTTGTTATTTCCCCAGTGCAGTTAAAATAAGAGAGGCCCTGAGAGTTAGTCTGAGTCTGGCTCGAGTGAGTTTTTTCATCTCTATGATGCCAAAGACTGAAACCTTTATACAAGCTACATTTTCAGACTTAAAGTAGAGTCAGGTGAGAAAATGTGGAGGGTGAAGTGATTGCTGTGGTTTATTCTTGTAAGCTGCACAGCAGGTTTCAGTTTGAGTTTCATGGAAGTAGCCTTCATTGCATTCTCTAAATTGTTCATCAAACCTTCATCAAGCCAGTCAAAGATAAGTCATGCATGATCAAActcaaaatacacacatctgtgttttcattacatgagtgaaaatattattattatattattattcactcATGTTACGCAAGTGTCAAAACCACTGGAATACTTCTTTCACTTTACCTTACAAGGTGTTTTCTATCTGTTTGCATCCTCAGCTGATATATAGGCTGTCATCAGCATGACAAGAGCAATGATGAGTCAGTGATTTGGAGAGGGGGTTAGAGGGGGGTTAGGGGGGTGGTGGTTATACTGCTGGTTCCAGATAATGTTGACAGACCTGTTTCACTCGAGGAACTTGAGAAACTTTATCTGGCTGCAAGTTTCTCTCATACTGCTCCACGCTCAAACACATACATCACACATCCACACGGCCACCTGACACTTATTTATATCAACTACTTAGCTGTGCTGCTGGTATGAAGTTAAACTAAGTTCGAGAATGGTGCAATTGTTAAGCTGCCGTCCACATATAAGTCGTGATTTGATTTAACGTGGCACGTCACCAGCTGTCACCGTATTCGCTATTTGATTTTAGATTACATGTTTGCAATGGacagagtttaaaaaagaagaaaacattttcatcctTTGATCCATTTGATTAACTTAATTCAAACAGTAACAGCAAAGCACAGAGGTGATAACATCCCTCATCTTTTCAACAAacaattattgattaattagcTCAAGAAGTGCTAAAAGGCCAATAAAAGCCAGAGATGTAGTCATAGCTTTCCATGTTTGACTAGAGGGTAATTCTTGACTTCCATTGGACTCATTCAGCACAAAGCAGGTCATTGAAGTGTCTCAgtcaatgtgtttttaagtgGTGTGTTGACGTGCAGCAGGTATTAAATTCCTGTTTGAACCAGAGAGGAAGTTGATGGCCATCAGGCATGCAGGCAGGGTGTGTCTCTTCAGGGCGACGAGGGAGGGGACAGGTGTGAATGATGTGCTGATGTTTGGAGAGCCTTCGGTCCCTCCCACATTCCATCTCCAGCTCCACTCAGCTCACAAACTCGCCAGTCATGCCCCGTGCCTCGGTAAAGACTTCAGagcatcacttcctgtcaccACAGAGAGAAACTGGAGCAGCGGACAGATTtacaacacactcacacgctGTTTAACCACCAGGACTGGATAAAGCTAGGGTGTTTTGTGCTGGACTGTAATTCCTGGATTCTTTTGAGTTTTGTGGATatgggaggcagagaggaggtaATGGTGAGCAGTCTCGGTTCCACCATGCAGTTTCCCCGTGCCAGGCTGAACCGATTCAGGCTCCGTCCAGCACATAGCCCAGCAAGGATCAGGCACCTGAAGCCACCCACCCTCACGAAAAAAAACAGGTAAGGTGTGATGACAAAGAGCTGGAGCTGGATGAGCAGGACCAGATCCACAAATGTTGTAGTGAAAGATAGTGCATTAATGTGGTGGTAAAGTGAAATGCGACATCATTACATAAACATTCAAAATCTTGCAGTCGTGGTCAGTGTAGATTATGTGCTGCTGACTctacaaagacatttttctaaCAACTAAAACCTGATATAATCTATAAAACTGGTACAAAAACCTTCTTTTATGGTTAAAGAAGTCTGTGCTGCTGTGATCCGGCTGCCTGCAGACCTCTCATCCATCAAGCTTCATGTATTTTATCCATAAGAGTAACAGGTTGTGAGCACATGTGGGATATGATGAGCCAGATGTTGTGTGAGAGGAGTCTTTTTATCTACATatgcaatatacagtacatgtgtgtgcTAAGAATATACCAGTACCACATCCTCGCCCCCAGTACAGAGTCCAGTACTGAAACATGACTTATTAAATACTGGAGCCCATTTCTTGTATTAACTTAAAAATCTACACGGAGCTGCTTATTTCACTTCGTAAACTGTAAGTCATTCGTACACCCATGTTATGTTTGATCAAATTTTAATTACACTGTTAAAAGGTttctaaaaaaatatgttattgcAATCTTACAGAGACTAAAACACTATTTAAACTGGATCcatctagagctgcaacaacagCTGATTAATCACTgagtcaattgacagaaaattagtTAACAACAGTTTTGATAGTTGATTAATTGTCTCAATCattcattaaacaaacaagttaAACATTTGCTGCTGACGGCTTCCCAGATAAGGGGATTTGCTGAACTCTCTTCTGTATGGACTAAACAAACAGTCGTAGTAATTGGAAAGAAACAAATACTGACAGATGAATGGATCACTTAATTAATTAAgacaataattgttagttgccaGCTTAGATGTGACTACATCCACTACATTGGATCTGTGCATCATGTCTTGGAGGGCATTTACTGTTTGGTTTAGTTATTTCATGGTTGTGATGTGATACGCTGAGGAATCAATTTTGGGGAAAAGCTTCAAAAAACATTGGAGAAGATCGGACTGACTGACGCTGTCACGTTACATTGCATTACTACATCCCTGTACATTGGAATGTAACCATGCTGGTTTAGACAGCAATAAATCAATGACCTGTTTTAATTAATAACAATCGCcagttttgaaaaatgtgaaggctTTAAAGCAGTAAGTCCTATATTTTCTCCTAACTGTTGTTTCAGTCACCTTTGCTGGCATTATTTCTTAGTTTATGTTCTTCAGATTGTCTGTGTATGGTGTAATATTACTCTGGAGAATAGTAATGAAAAAAACCTTGTCCAGTGCAGCATTGGTCTTTCCACAGAGATACAATCTTCGGTTTCTCTATTGCTGTTAGAAAAGAAACTTTCACTTAATTAGGTATCAATTGAAACTCAAAGCTCCGGCTCACAGCAGGTTTCTTATGATAAAAATCTTAATAAGCTCCTCAAATAACAGCTGAAAGAATGATGAGTATTTTTGGCTGTGATACATCGTGTAACCATCCTTTTTGTTGTCTCTCCTCATTCATTTTGGCTTGATAAGCCATCTGGCATTCTCCAGAGATGGACGACTCTGGCAAAGATATCTCATGAGATTTGCTGACTGTCAGGAATGTGACTGAACTGCAGTGCACACCGATGGAGTGAGTCAGCTGACCACTTCCTGTGTCTGTAATCACGGGTCACATTTTAGTGCTGGAGGCTGCGAGAGTGTCTGCCAGCTGAGTGTGTCCcattgtttttaatgaacaGAGCCCTCCGTTGTTTCGAGTATGTCCCTCACAGGAAAAGCAGGCTGTGTTCTCCCTGCTTGTGTTATAAAAAGGAAACTGAGAGCAGATTTCTTATAATCACCTTTTCTTTGAGTTGTTCATCGCATGTTTCATCCTCTATTGTTAGAGGGTTACATTCACTGGTCTGTTGCAGTGGATTGAGGGGTGTAACCCTCAGGAAAACAGATCTgcagtgacatctagtggatcTGCAGGGTACTTTGCCTCCAGGCCACATTTCACAAGAACAATAGAGACCCCCCTTTGTGTCCGCTCTCgccatctcctctcctcagtcCGACCCTCCCTCCGTCCCGCTCCTtttgtctctccatctctctgggCTCTCCTGGCTGATTCATCCTCCCAGCGCCGCCTCAGTCTCCACCCTTCCtcctgtgtttgtatgtgtctttttgtttctgCTCGTTTGTTTGCATGCACTCGTGTGATTTCTttacgtgtgtgtatgtttgtgccaGAGACCCCAGCCCCACCGAGATGAGCGTGGAGCCCTGGGCCAGCCCGCAGGACCAGGCAGCCGCTGATCACGCACACAGCACGCACGCAGCGTCTTCCCAGGATCAGGAGCAGCACCCCGACAAACTCTGCCTGGACTCATTCTGGAGTGAGGTGGAGACCATCCGACAGGGGAGTGGCTACGCAGACCTCGACTGCAGCAGGAGAGATTCTAGACAGTCAGAAGGTAAATACTGCAAATCCAGCACCGATAGATTCAGaatagataaaaacaaacagcttaaAAAGGTGTCAGTAATGAATTTATGTGATTTAATTAGCAACCTTTTGATTTTTAACAAAGCTGCTACTCTGATCCTCCATGAAATTATGCGTTTGCCATGGAAACATATGAGGATTCTCTCATGCAGCAACGTAGCCCTCATCACCATGACAACGCTATCAAACACTCTATAGCAGGGAGTGTTTCATATGCACTTAAGCCAAATAGCCATTCGTGAATGTTGACTTGATGGGAATGCCTTTTTATTATGTTCATTCAAATGATGTGATTGTGTTAATTATTCCCTTTAATAGATCCCTTTGATGTTATGTTAAACTGTTTTTGAGCAAACCCTCTGAAGTTTGTATTTTGGTGCATAACTGTGAGTAATGAAGCctcatcattattttgagaGGGTCAACTACTTTATGTTCATTGTGTAgcttgttaattaaaaaaacaacaactcactAACTATTGTATTTAGTATCCatgagccactttgcatcagctcTTACTAACCTGAAAGTTATGATGTAAGTGTTAACTAAGGGGAGAGATACACATCACTTAGTTACACCACACAAACTTACATCAACAATCTTACACAGAGATTAGCTGCTAAGCATCACACCCAGTAACTGACAGGTGTAAGTGTTGCATAGCTAATAGTAGAAGCTGACAAAGCCAACATTAGCTTGTTAATACATGACTCATTCAGGGTGATAAGCAAAAGAGAAGTATTCATAACACCTATCGCttgataaaatactgtttaataatgatgtaaactAGGagtattttaaatacatttaccaaaaaataacacaaaatgttAATGCCACTAACATTTTGTTAAATGACCTAATTACATCAGTCTGATTGGCAGAAGCAGATATTTCCCACTCACTCTAAAATTTACTTCTAAATATTATTAACTTTGAATCACACATATTTCTCCATGtgtacatacataaataaataaagtaactcTTACAGTTAAGGTTATAAATAAGTAAGAGAGACACATATGAGTATTATCCTTTTACACCCCCATTTGCAAATTTccattttatgacttttctgGTACTGGAAAAATTCCCTAGTTTTCGAGAAAGTGCTTTCAGGCAGGGTGCCTAAAAATAGCATTTTACGCACATCTGGCTGCTGTTATcattatgtatttaaaatgtggcCTGTTTGGATCTTACAATgtctgttgtatgtgtgtgtctcagagggtgaacaggaggagcagtggCTGGCTGATGCCGGTTTGTCGAACCTCATCAGCGAGGACAGCGAGGATGTAGACAACGCAGTGCTGCTGTCTACTTTGACACGGACTCAGGCTGAGGCCGTCCAGCGTCGATTGGATTCCTATACATTGTCCCTCCGCAAGAGGAACAAACCAGCACCCCGCGACGTTCGCGACATCTTCAACTCCCCCATCTCTCAGGTCAGGACTTTGAAATAGTTTCAAAACTTTTTTAAGTATTAAACTCCTTGAATCCCTGCCAGTCTATGAGAGGCTGTCCTGTAACAGACTACAACCTCGGACATCCTGGTGGAGGGTTGCAAGGACATTGTTCTTTTGATTATCAATATAGTATCATAATAGagtaaaacaataaattcaactaaaaatacatgcatttaaggattattgttttgtttttacagaagtttCCAACAAGAAGAGCCCACTTATGtagaaaattataaaaatgccAAAGTTCCCTGGTGACTGTCAGGACTCTCTATTGTTCCAGTGTGTTCCCCTGTCTTGTTTCATGCAGGCGGGCTGACCTGTGACAATGAAAGCAAATCACATGTAAAGGCCATGCTTTGTCCTCGCTGTCTGTCTGAGCAGCCCTGACAGAGAAATAGAGACACTGTTCCTCAGATCTTTATCAGTCTATTATCAGTGGATACAGTCTGTGTAATGTCCATGTGCTcagcacacacaacacactttCACAACATTTGTATTCCCAGTGGTGGAGAAAATATGAAAGGACTGTTGCTCCTGACAGAAAGTATTAACaatatttgcttttctttcacCAGACCCTTCTGCCTGAGTCTCAGTGTAGTGAAGACCTTGCCCAAAACAGTATGGCATCGGTTGCCAAATCTCCACTATCAGGTAAGAGCTTGATATAAAGTCACCTCATTATAAGAAAGTAACTAAAGGGAATAACAAACAGCTGGTAGTGCACttgttttgataatcaattgaGTCAGAACGAGACTTAAAAAAGCCCTCTGTTTGATTTGAATAAGGAAACTGGTGAACTTCCTTGTCTGTATTATCTTACAAATTACACACAGGTTCAACTACAAATGAACTGTCTTAAAGATCTTTAGAAAACATACCTGATGAAGTCAGGTGAGAAGCAGATTTGTGAGGACCTGATGTGGGATAATCTGTCTGGATCAGGTCACGGCCCTCTCTGTTATCTGTCTTCTAATTGGTTCAGATAAATCCCAGAGCAACTCTTCATCTCTCCTCGCTGCTGCTGCAGAAGGACCTTGTCCTTACAGTGTTACAGAGCAGACATGTTGACTCCTAAATGCTACAAGTCCCACTAAAGGAAGATAGATGAGAGATAAAGGACATTATATTCGTGAGAATTTCCTCATAATTGTGGAgagtttgttcttgttttttctttctgttcaaCATGGCGTGCAGATTCAAATTTGTTTTATCTGATGCATTCCTACAGTGTActtctttaaaatgaactaaCATCTTGGTGTATGtgcgtttgtttgtgtgtgtttctcaatCAGCTGTGACCCCAGAGCATCAGCGATGCGCTCCAAAAGAAGAGTTCTTCATCACCGATGTGGCTTACTGTGAACAGGCTGTCATCTTCCTCAAACAGGCCAAACTGCCACAGAACAACAGCCAACGCAAGAAGGAGGATGGCACCCTGCCTGTAAGCACCTTCAGGAAGTTTTAAAATGCTATTTCAAATGAGGAATTTTGAGGggactttttttaatgttccaGTGAAgtcagaaggaagaaaaagaaaaaggaagataCTGACGTGTCACTCATTCATGACTTTTGGTTGTGAAAGTATATTCCTTCCTATACCAATCTAAAGTCTATttgcagatttaaaaagaaTCAAATAGTTTTATGGAAAGGCAAGATACCTACATACATGATTAATTAGCACAACGATTCATATTTTGGCTTGTGCAACAGGATGGAGTTACATTTTTGTTGATAGTATTTTTCAGCCTTTTTTCAGTGATGGCCGTGACAAATAATTGACAGGGTGaaagttttatatgtttttgtttgaccTCTACAGACTTAAAATGCAAAATTAAGATATAATTTGATAGGCTAATATACAATCTGAGGGGTTTAAATTCAAacttttgttacatttttaacccTATTATGTGTATTTTGCTAAAAGTAGTTATAACCCTTTACCTTAAACTTTGTCTGCAGGCAAAGTTAGACGTGCATCTCTTGTTTATTGTGTGatatgtgttgtgttgaaaTCTAATGGAAAATACAAATCAGACTGGCACCTTCACCTACATTTTTGCAAAAATCATTGCGCATTTCTTTCTCAATTTGGACtaaattgttttgtgttttcggTTCAGACTGCGTTTGAGTTTAGAGGTTAATGTAGAGCTTTtaatacacactttcacacacaaatattattataagGCAATTCTAATCAGTTCTTCACAGTTGGTTCAGATACGTAACAAGATTAAGCAGAATAAAGCAATGAAGGAATTATCTCAGTACAAAAGGAGAGTTATATTCTCTAGtagatgtatttttgtatttaagtctAAATGAGTTGCTTCAGGCAAAGAGAAGAATTAGTGGGTTTGATTTTTTTAGGTTTACTTAAAGACACCTCGGTATTTCTCTCTTACTCTTCTATTTTTTTCACTCCCTCTTCACCTCCACTGTGTAACTCTCAACTccactccctcctctcctcttttccttctctccactCTCACCTTCTCAGCGGGTGATCTGCCCCAAGTGCCGTCTAGGAGTGACTCATATCCAAGATCTCTCCCACTCTGACATGAAGAAGGTGCGTCAGCTGGCTCTTATCGACATGACGGCGCTGTGCGACCTCTTAGAGCTGGAGGTCAAAAGGCACAAAACCAGCAAGAGAAAAATCCCAGGTATGGCACCACCCGCATACAAATATTCTGGGTGGCATGCActcaaaaaaagacaaacaaatactCAAGATGAATATCTTTTTTGgggtaaaaaacatttaaagtatatgtagtttactttttttgtgCCTCACTGTGAGCCaatcaaatcaaagaaaaacaatggcTAAAACTAGCACCTGACTGGTTGACTCCACATGAACTGTTTCTCTCCTgcctgaaaaatgaaaaacatccaACTTtagtttattctttattattttcattaagaCTCCCATGTGATGTATTACTTTCATGAGGAATCACAAGATGGGCGAACATGTTGTGAATTTAACTGTGCTCCTGCCTCTTTAAAAATCGCTTACACAGAACATGATTCTGTAAACAAAATAGCACTAGAAACTACAACAGCAGAGGGTGACATACTCTTAACATACTAAATGAATCAGTCATAATTTATCCTTTCATTTTTGGTTAGCAGCTATAGTTTGGCTCACCGCAATTACTGTACGTCAGCATgctcatacacacaaatacacaaataatgaCGTGGAAATATGCATGCAGGAACAAACACAATATAGGAGAATGTCTGCCACgtcatgtttaatatgaattaGAGAAGGGTGGACAACTAAATGAAATGCTGGTCTTTGACAGAGAGCACGCTCTTCGGGGTTCCGCTGGCCGCACTGCTGGAGAACGACCAGAAAGTGAGGCCCAACACCTCAACTCCTCTCTTCCTGCAGGCGGTGagtcttgtttttgtgtatgaaGAAATTACCTTAATGGATACTTTCCCTGTAATGACTGGATAAATTAAGGATGTGTGGAAGGTAATGGAAAACcctttcaaacaaacaaagtggtttcattttctttcctaaCTTAAGGTGGGCTCGAAGTGTTAATTCACCTGAACAGCCTCACCGGTCATTTGAACTCCTGAAAGTGCTGAAAATGTGATCTAGTTGTTATTCAGCACAGGTCTGTCACAAGATGACAATTTGCATCTTTTTGACCATATTTTGCTCAACATCTGTTCTGAAGTTTTTTGCCTTTGTTGAACTCATAAACCACATCTTCAGATAGAGCAAATGAAATAACCTTGATGTCCTCTGTATGTGAAATGCGTTGACCACACCCTGTATGTAGCAGCAGTTACTGAGAATAACCAGCAGAGGTGAGCAAGAGATTCTTATCTACAGAGGCCTGACTCTTTGccaatgtctctctctctctctctctctctctctctctctctctctctctctctctctctctgcagttgTTGACGTTTTTGGAGAAGAAAGGAGTTGATTCGGAGGGGATCCTGCGGGTTCCAGGGTCTCAGTCCAGAATAAAGGTACAGCATCTAGTTCCACAATTATTACAGTGACACAATGCTGGCATGGCACCaaattattgtatttcatttccccttttctttATCCTGTGTGTCCGCTGTCTCAAGAGAAAAAAGTGTCATGGCCAAAAGGGCAGCCAAAGTATtcacactttaaaatgtcagaaatgctTGAATGGCCGTGAGAAAAATCAACCAGCTGAGTTTAACTACAGctgacatttagaaaaataaggCCGTATGAAACTAAATCGATAAGTTTGttcagctgctgctgtcagataCATCTTATGATACTGTATTTAATTCCTTACATGTACAGTAGCTGGTGAATCAATTAAACCAAACCACCAGAAGAGGGCACCATTTAGCCCTGATGAGGGAGAAAACCTGAGAAGAGGAAATATTAATCAAATACTTGCCAGTGGATAAATGTAGACAACAGTGATCGTTCAGGAAAAATGAACTGAACTTCATATtttgacacaaattattattttttttttaactttatgttGATATTCTACTATAATGTTATGTCTAGTTCCccaaactaataacattaaatgttacatatttaACACTGTGGTTGTACCGGCAGCATATTCTGCCATTTTATCTTGTGAGCAGACCACAACATACACAAATAGAGTCAGtaatgaatggaagtcaatgtaCTTAATCCAAATTCAAAATCCTGCCTTGACAAATTAGCATTttatttacaacataaaaaacatatgaatGTCTCTGTCAGCAACAAGCTGTTAAATGATTATTCAAAGATCAGTAACACAAGATAATACTAAAAATGCTTTTATACTCTTACATACATGTCAAGTATTTAGTTGAATCTAGGTGGGCTCTGTGTATGCAAAAAGAAGCTCATAAATATCTGAAATCAGCCCTTTTATAGTACCTGTGTGTGAATATGCACATTCATAAAGAGTTCATTTAGTAATAATTAATTTTGCATAGCAGCGCCAGACACTTGTCAGCTTTGTGACTAAGAAACAGCTCTGCTTATTAAGACTTGTAAGAACATAATAACTGTCActgaaaatacaacatttatgaccactgaaaacacactccaCCCAAACAGAACAGACCTTTTGAGTATTAATGATACTGTAATACCTTTACTGAAACATGTTAATTTAGTTCTGGATGTTTCTCTTCGTTTTTTGTTCTCAGATGTTACAGCAGAACTTAGAGAGCAACTTCTATGCAGGGCACATCAGCTGGGACGAGGTGAGTCCAAACGACGCTGCTGCTCTGCTCAAGAAGTTCATCCGGGAGCTTCCTGCTCCTCTGCTCACCGCCGAGTACCTCAACACCTTCAGCGCCGTCAGAGGTCAGTGGATACACGCCTGATGTGGATACACTACTGAATGACTGTTATTGGTTTCACTTTCAGCATTTAACGTGTGATGAACATCAGCAGCTGTAGCAAATTAAAAGATCCTAACAATTCCCAACTTGTTATGTTGTTGTAATGCAAAGTATGCAGAATTTCCAATCTAATTAGATGAATACTGAGTAAGCACTGAACAGGACGTGCAAACACGGTTATGTCACATTTACACACCCACTGTTGGTCAAGTATTTGGGTGAGGCTAATATCAAGAGAGACCTGACACATGTCTGTCACTAATATTAAACCTGAGACCTTTCAGGTTCAGGACTGCTCCTCTATAGTTAGAGTCAttgaagtgatgatgatgatgtattaGATCATATCCAAGTGTCGTATATCTGGTAAACTTTAATATAATTACCATATAAAACAGGCACACAACAATTCCTCTTTTCCACGCAGCTCAGCGGGGTTCACATCATAATTACCTAAAGTCTCTTTACCCTGATGACAGCGCTGTGTGGCGCTTATCTTTTCTGCTCCGGCTGAGAAATCAACATTAAGATGAACAAGTTGATAGCCTTTAAAGAGGCGTCGCTGCAGTGCcacaaatacatgcacagtGACAGAGAAGTGTAAAAGATCAGCTGTTTCCATATTAGTTTCaccttattaaaaaatgtattgatgttAATATAATCTGATTGATGACTCACTGATCTGTAGTTGGTGAGGAAAATCAGCGCGCTCTGTGCAAAGTGATAAACGACATGCGACCACAGAGACATAAGCTAACAAACCTAATGGCCACCTGTCATAAAGCCATTCATCTTTAGATATCCCATTATTCTTAGccaaacacagaggaaatgaagtgtgtgtgtgtgtgtgtgtctgtctgagtgtgtgtgtgtgtgtgtgtgtgtgtgtgtgtgtgtgtgtgtgtgtgtgtgtgtgtgtgtgtgtgtgtgtgtgtgtgtgtgtgtgtgtctttgtgtgttcaACCTGTCTTACCTTTGCTCATTTGTTCCCGCCCTCCTCTAGACATCACAGAGCTGAAGCAGAAACTCCACATGTTGAACCTGCTCATCCTGCTGTTACCTGAGCCCAACAGGAATACACTGAAGGTAGAGAcaaaacccaaacacacacacacaaacacatacattccACCACAATGAATAATGCATTTAATGAAGTGGAGACGGAAATATTGCATCATGCTCTGAGCTATTAAGGTTTAATTTAAGCAGATTTAGAATAGGCTGATACTGATGTGAAgtaatcagattttttaaaacatcaacatcaagtCGACTTTAAATCagattaaaggaacagttcgacattttgggaaataagctTATTTGTTTTCTGGTGGAAAGAGTTAGATTGAAGATTGATAGCACTCTTTTAAATGCTACCGCCACTTCCACTAACTTATTGGAGTATTCATTGGTTGCCAGGCAACTGCTCTCAGCCAAGAAGTAGTGCCCAAAATACCCACCCTCCCCCTGTGAAACAGCAAATTTTATACTTCAGATTGTGTACAGACtaaaagattacatttaaaagagaTATAACATGGTAATTAGTGAGTGTTAGAGGTGCTCGTAAGGAgatttccagtctttatgctaagctaagctaactggctgttgacttcagcttcatatttattgt
It encodes:
- the LOC133977683 gene encoding rho GTPase-activating protein 40, whose translation is MGGREEVMVSSLGSTMQFPRARLNRFRLRPAHSPARIRHLKPPTLTKKNRDPSPTEMSVEPWASPQDQAAADHAHSTHAASSQDQEQHPDKLCLDSFWSEVETIRQGSGYADLDCSRRDSRQSEEGEQEEQWLADAGLSNLISEDSEDVDNAVLLSTLTRTQAEAVQRRLDSYTLSLRKRNKPAPRDVRDIFNSPISQTLLPESQCSEDLAQNSMASVAKSPLSAVTPEHQRCAPKEEFFITDVAYCEQAVIFLKQAKLPQNNSQRKKEDGTLPRVICPKCRLGVTHIQDLSHSDMKKVRQLALIDMTALCDLLELEVKRHKTSKRKIPESTLFGVPLAALLENDQKVRPNTSTPLFLQALLTFLEKKGVDSEGILRVPGSQSRIKMLQQNLESNFYAGHISWDEVSPNDAAALLKKFIRELPAPLLTAEYLNTFSAVRDITELKQKLHMLNLLILLLPEPNRNTLKALLEFLSRVVSREKRNRMNLWAVATIMAPNLFLHKAVPSRLTEGAEKGHAEKAADVMRLLIRYQDLLWTIPNFLMSQVRKLNENSNRRYQFYDRRIKNLLRKIHTDSREKPDKNTSEPCRTVKIHVGDLMSSTMEFQLNVNSRVSDLLAQFHRQFLRSPDNGKGKVRRNGSVAFPDCALYEVGGNIGEHCLDPDTHLLDLYNSNSGGEWVIKLRPNGGRGL